The Brassica oleracea var. oleracea cultivar TO1000 unplaced genomic scaffold, BOL UnpScaffold00534, whole genome shotgun sequence genome has a window encoding:
- the LOC106319661 gene encoding probable LRR receptor-like serine/threonine-protein kinase At1g53430, with amino-acid sequence MFVCFSPKKKREMSCFILLAEKVMNVLLFIAILFGIFGSNAQLLPDDEVQTLRTIFTKLQHRSVNIERTSCSDRNSNFTSGEGNRTIICDCTVNSTCHVTRIFLKSLSLPGIFPPEFGNLTRLLEIDLSRNYLNGTIPTTLSRTPLEILSVTGNRLSGPIPPQLGDVTTLTNLNLESNLLSGEIPSSFGRLTSLNSLLLSANNFTGQLPESLINLKNLTNFRIDGNSLSGRIPEFIGNWTQLDRLDLQGTSMSGPIPASFSNLQNLTQLRITDLNGQAFDFPDLRNMTNIERLVLRNCLIRGPIPDYIGSMTKLKTLDLSSNFLTGPIPDTFRDLDYNFMFLSNNSLSGQLPQFILDSKDSVDLSYNNFTQAPSRSCSMPDINLVSSYPSETANSVQWCLRRDLPCPTEAKHSSLFINCGGEAVEVGKDTYEEDLNNKGASIFMPVSDRWGYSSSGTWIGDDTVPYLATDDRFNLLNESVPQYYKRARLAPQSLKYYGLCLRSESYKLQLHFAEIMFSNDQTYSSIGRRIFDIYVQGNLLVKDFNIAERAGGVGKPFTLQIDRVQVNGSTLEIHLLWSGKGTNVLPQRGVYGPLISAITITPNYKVDDGKPLSNGAVAGIVVAACAVFALLVLLILRLTGYLGRKEEDDNEELRGLDLQTGSFTLKQIKRATNNFDPENKIGEGGFGPVYKGVLGDGTTIAVKQLSSKSKQGNREFVTEIGMISALQHPNLVKLYGCCIEGKELLLVYEYLENNSLARALFGSEKQRLHLDWATRNKICIGIAKGLAYLHEESRLKIVHRDIKATNVLLDQSLNAKISDFGLAKLDEEENTHISTRIAGTIGYMAPEYAMRGYLTDKADVYSFGVVCLEIVSGKSNTNYRPKEEFVYLLDWAYVLQEQGNLLELVDMDLGTNFSKKEAKRMLNIALLCTNPSPTLRPPMSSVVSMLEGKIKVEPPLVKREADPTGAAAMRFRAFELLSQDSESQASTFERDREQKSSSSMDGPWVDSSFSAPGKDGNVKQEEEEERSSSSSRKLLDELTEVKVE; translated from the exons atgtttgtttgtttttctcccaagaaaaaaagagagatgagtTGTTTCATCTTGTTGGCCGAGAAAGTTATGAATGTTCTTCTCTTCATCGCCATCTTATTTGGAATTTTCGGATCAAATGCTCAACTCTTACCCGATGATGAAG TTCAAACATTGCGGACGATCTTCACAAAGCTTCAACACCGATCAGTGAACATCGAAAGGACTTCTTGTTCGGACAGAAATTCGAATTTCACTTCCGGCGAAGGAAACCGTACCATCATCTGCGACTGTACTGTAAACTCCACTTGTCATGTCACTCGAAT ATTTCTTAAAAGTTTAAGTTTGCCTGGGATTTTCCCCCCTGAGTTCGGGAACCTCACACGTCTGCTAGAGAT AGATCTTTCTCGGAACTATCTCAATGGAACAATACCTACGACCTTGTCTCGAACCCCACTTGAAATCCT GTCTGTAACCGGAAACCGTCTCTCTGGACCAATTCCTCCTCAACTTGGAGACGTTACTACACTTACtaattt GAATCTAGAATCTAATTTACTCTCAGGAGAAATTCCTTCAAGCTTCGGGAGATTAACAAGTTTAAATAGCTT GCTTCTCTCTGCAAACAACTTCACTGGTCAACTCCCTGAGTCCTTAATCAATCTCAAGAACTTGACAAACTT TCGGATTGATGGGAACTCTTTATCTGGGAGGATACCTGAGTTTATTGGAAACTGGACTCAGCTTGATAGGCT TGATCTTCAAGGCACATCAATGTCAGGTCCAATTCCAGCTTCATTCTCAAACTTGCAGAACTTGACTCAACT GAGGATAACCGATTTGAATGGACAAGCCTTTGATTTTCCAGACCTGCGAAATATGACCAATATAGAACGACT GGTACTAAGAAACTGTTTGATAAGGGGACCTATCCCGGATTACATTGGTTCCATGACTAAGCTAAAGACACT AGATTTAAGCTCAAACTTTTTAACTGGTCCAATTCCAGATACATTTAGGGATCTGGATTATAACTTTAT GTTTCTGAGTAATAACTCATTATCAGGTCAACTTCCTCAGTTCATCCTAGACAGTAAAGACTCGgt GGACTTGTCTTACAACAACTTCACTCAGGCACCTTCTCGTAGCTGTAGTATGCCTGATAT TAACTTGGTCTCCAGCTACCCGTCAGAAACAGCTAACTC TGTTCAATGGTGTTTGAGAAGGGATCTTCCATGTCCCACAGAAGCCAAAC ATTCCTCTCTATTCATCAACTGTGGAGGAGAAGCAGTGGAGGTTGGAAAAGACACGTATGAGGAAGATTTGAACAATAAAGGAGCATCAATATTCATGCCTGTTAGTGATAGATGGGGATACAGCAGTTCTGGAACTTGGATAGGCGATGACACAGTTCCCTATTTAGCAACAGACGACAGATTCAACTTGTTAAATGAATCGGTTCCACAGTATTACAAAAGAGCACGTCTCGCTCCACAATCACTCAAGTACTATGGACTATGCTTGAGAAGTGAGAGTTACAAACTGCAGCTCCATTTTGCAGAGATAATGTTCTCTAATGACCAGACTTATAGTAGCATAGGGAGACGAATTTTCGACATTTATGTTCAA GGGAACTTGTTGGTGAAGGACTTTAACATAGCAGAGAGAGCAGGTGGAGTTGGTAAGCCATTCACACTACAGATTGATAGGGTTCAAGTGAATGGAAGTACGTTGGAGATTCATTTGCTATGGTCAGGGAAAGGCACAAACGTGTTACCACAACGAGGTGTTTACGGTCCTCTCATATCCGCTATAACCATTACACCAA ATTACAAGGTTGATGACGGAAAGCCATTGTCAAATGGAGCTGTTGCAGGCATTGTAGTTGCAGCATGTGCGGTTTTCGCCTTGCTTGTTCTATTAATCCTTAGGCTTACAGGTTACTTGGGTCGAAAAGAAGAGGATGACAATG AAGAGCTTAGGGGACTTGATTTGCAGACAGGATCATTCACATTGAAACAAATCAAACGTGCTACTAATAACTTTGATCCAGAAAACAAGATTGGTGAAGGAGGTTTTGGACCGGTTTATAAG GGTGTACTTGGTGATGGAACAACCATAGCAGTGAAGCAGCTTTCATCAAAATCAAAGCAAGGGAACAGAGAGTTTGTGACTGAGATTGGAATGATCTCAGCCTTGCAACACCCTAACCTTGTGAAGCTTTATGGTTGTTGCATTGAAGGGAAAGAGCTTTTGCTTGTGTATGAGTACTTAGAGAACAACAGTCTCGCTCGTGCACTCTTTG GTTCAGAGAAACAAAGACTTCACTTGGATTGGGCAACAAGGAATAAGATATGCATAGGGATTGCTAAAGGGCTAGCTTATCTACACGAGGAGTCAAGGCTGAAGATTGTCCACAGAGACATAAAAGCGACGAATGTGCTTCTTGATCAGTCTCTAAACGCTAAGATCTCTGACTTTGGTCTTGCTAAACTCGACGAAGAAGAGAACACACATATCAGCACAAGGATCGCAGGAACAAT AGGCTACATGGCTCCTGAGTATGCAATGAGAGGTTACTTAACAGACAAAGCAGATGTCTACAGCTTCGGTGTTGTTTGTTTAGAGATTGTTAGCGGGAAGAGCAACACAAACTACAGACCAAAGGAAGAGTTTGTGTACCTTCTTGATTGGGCTTACGTCTTGCAAGAACAAGGGAATCTCCTGGAGCTTGTGGACATGGATCTCGGCACAAACTTCTCCAAAAAAGAAGCGAAGAGGATGTTGAACATTGCTCTGCTCTGCACAAACCCGTCTCCAACGTTGAGACCACCAATGTCATCTGTTGTGAGTATGTTAGAAGGGAAAATCAAAGTGGAACCACCGTTGGTGAAACGTGAAGCTGATCCAACTGGTGCAGCTGCGATGAGGTTTAGGGCGTTTGAGCTTTTATCACAGGACAGCGAGTCACAGGCTTCTACCTTTGAAAGGGATAGAGAACAGAAAAGCTCGTCGTCGATGGATGGTCCTTGGGTTGACTCTTCTTTCTCTGCGCCTGGCAAAGATGGTAACGTGaaacaagaggaagaagaagaacgttcGTCATCATCGTCAAGGAAACTTTTAGATGAGCTTACCGAGGTGAAGGTTGAGTAA
- the LOC106319650 gene encoding ubiquitin domain-containing protein 1-like yields the protein MGCAGSTQSQGEGSVKKIRKPKPWKHTQPITKAELMKLREEFWDTAPHYGGRKEIWDALRAAAEADISLAQAIVDSAGVIVQNNDLTVCYDERGAKYELPKYVLSEPTNLVEDN from the exons ATGGGTTGTGCTGGATCCACACAGTCGCAAGGAGAAG GGTCAGTGAAGAAAATTAGGAAACCAAAACCGTGGAAACATACCCAGCCGATCACTAAAGCTGAGCTTATGAAACTGAGAGAAGAGTTTTGGGACACTGCTCCTCACTATGGCGGTAGGAAAG AGATATGGGACGCACTTCGGGCTGCTGCTGAAGCTGACATATCTCTTGCGCAAGCAATAGTGGACAGCGCAGGGGTCATTGTTCAGAACAATGATCTCACTGTTTGCTATGACGAGAGAG GTGCTAAGTATGAGCTACCTAAGTATGTTCTAAGCGAGCCTACCAACTTGGTGGAAGACAATTGA
- the LOC106319652 gene encoding phospholipase A2-alpha — MRRQTKSVTDSSSSTFTLSSFIIFSLYSSHFPSFSSGLFFLQKTMAAPIILSCFLLSFFFSVSVSALNVGVQLTHPTVSLSKECSRKCESEFCSVPPLLRYGKYCGLLYSGCPGERPCDGLDSCCMKHDACVQSKNNDYLSQECSQKFINCMNNFSNTKQPTFNGNTCDPDEVIDVISIVMDAALIAGRVFRKP, encoded by the exons ATGAGACGACAAACAAAGTCAGTCACGGACTCTTCGTCTTCTACCTTCACACTTTCTTCCTTTATAATTTTCAGTTTATATTCTTCTCACTTTCCGAGCTTTTCCagtggacttttttttttacaaaaaacgATGGCGGCTCCGATCATACTTTCCTGTTTCCTTTTGTCAttcttcttctctgtctccGTCTCTGCTCTTAACGTCGGTGTTCAGCTCACTCATCCTACCGTTTCTCTG AGCAAAGAATGTAGCCGGAAATGTGAATCAGAGTTCTGTTCAG TGCCTCCACTTTTGAGGTATGGAAAGTACTGTGGACTATTGTACAGTGGATGTCCTGGAGAGAGACCTTGCGATGGTCTTGATTCATGTTGCATGAAGCATGATGCTTGTGTCCAATCCAAGAATA ATGATTATCTAAGCCAAGAGTGTAGTCAGAAGTTCATAAACTGCATGAACAATTTCAGCAATACGAAGCAACCAACGTTTAATGGTAACACATGCGATCCCGATGAAGTCATTGATGTCATCTCCATTGTCATGGACGCCGCTCTTATCGCCGGCAGAGTCTTCCGGAAACcctaa